In Flavobacterium sp. N1736, the following are encoded in one genomic region:
- a CDS encoding tetratricopeptide repeat protein, which translates to MESEEESFYPNVEKSAPISVEETEPVVFEDSKKFNEIRIDPIEESIYNSIKEATTVIFEESKPSEKEPAVIVFEDLKPIEEQPKEVATVIFEEVKTLEEESDGVTPIVLEETKTFEENPSEVITVILEEPTFIADFQEVTSVVSEEVKTFEEEPIKLTTDSIEEPKAIEEQATETRFEETVKIAEENLEIGKPLDFSVNEKHSFQEWLQLAKPEPIDRSNETIEENIKEFEKTVDAIIETKPIEEKLKTPEKTHQPLTIVQTEDAEEEKKKKAQIIDKFIETNPKISPIKATAITLPPIQFDINQEDNSYLMTETLARVYLEQKKYTKAIQAYEILILKYPEKISFFADRISDIKILQQNNNNN; encoded by the coding sequence ATAGAAAGTGAAGAGGAATCTTTTTATCCTAATGTTGAAAAATCTGCGCCAATTTCTGTTGAAGAAACTGAGCCGGTTGTTTTTGAAGATTCTAAAAAATTCAATGAAATTAGAATCGATCCAATAGAAGAATCTATATATAATTCAATTAAAGAAGCAACAACTGTTATTTTTGAAGAGTCAAAACCTTCAGAAAAAGAACCAGCAGTAATTGTATTTGAAGATCTAAAACCTATAGAAGAACAGCCTAAAGAAGTAGCAACGGTTATTTTTGAAGAAGTAAAAACTTTAGAAGAAGAATCTGACGGGGTTACTCCAATTGTTTTGGAAGAGACAAAAACATTTGAAGAAAATCCGAGCGAAGTTATTACTGTTATTCTTGAAGAACCAACCTTTATAGCAGATTTTCAAGAAGTTACATCTGTTGTTTCTGAAGAAGTAAAAACTTTTGAAGAAGAACCTATTAAACTTACAACTGATAGTATTGAAGAGCCGAAAGCAATTGAAGAACAAGCTACGGAAACCCGATTCGAAGAAACGGTGAAAATTGCAGAAGAAAATCTGGAAATTGGAAAACCTTTAGATTTTTCTGTTAACGAAAAACATTCTTTTCAGGAATGGCTGCAATTAGCAAAACCTGAACCTATCGACAGATCTAATGAAACTATTGAAGAAAATATAAAAGAATTCGAAAAAACTGTTGATGCTATCATTGAAACAAAACCAATTGAGGAAAAATTAAAAACACCTGAAAAAACGCATCAACCTCTTACAATTGTACAAACAGAAGATGCTGAGGAAGAAAAAAAGAAAAAAGCACAGATAATCGATAAATTTATAGAAACGAATCCTAAAATTTCGCCCATTAAAGCAACAGCGATAACGCTTCCTCCAATTCAATTTGATATTAATCAGGAAGATAATTCATATTTAATGACAGAGACTTTAGCCCGTGTTTATCTGGAGCAAAAAAAATATACAAAGGCAATCCAAGCATATGAAATATTAATTTTGAAATATCCAGAAAAAATTAGTTTCTTTGCAGACCGTATTTCGGATATAAAGATTTTACAACAAAATAACAATAATAATTAA
- a CDS encoding LptE family protein, producing MKNLKYLLILLVATTFSGCGIYNFTGTGTIDAKTFQVNFFQNNADLIEPGIDRDFTLTLQDLIQNQTNLNLVSTGGELVYEGEIIDYRTTPMTATAVTSGGDVGAAQNRLTIRVNVRFTNKKKETDDFEKTFEFYKDYPGTTQLVGSSLNAAIKEIFERITQDIFNESLAKW from the coding sequence ATGAAAAACTTAAAATATCTATTAATTCTATTGGTTGCTACAACTTTTAGCGGCTGTGGAATTTACAATTTTACAGGAACCGGAACAATCGATGCCAAAACTTTTCAGGTAAACTTTTTTCAGAATAATGCTGATTTGATAGAACCTGGAATCGACAGGGATTTTACTTTGACGTTGCAGGATTTAATTCAAAATCAAACCAATTTAAACTTAGTAAGTACTGGCGGTGAACTGGTTTATGAAGGAGAAATTATAGATTACAGAACAACACCAATGACAGCCACCGCTGTAACATCTGGTGGTGATGTAGGAGCAGCACAAAACCGTTTGACTATTCGTGTAAACGTCCGATTTACAAACAAAAAGAAAGAAACAGATGATTTTGAAAAAACATTTGAATTCTATAAAGATTATCCGGGAACAACACAACTTGTAGGATCTTCTTTAAATGCCGCCATCAAAGAGATTTTTGAAAGGATTACTCAGGATATCTTCAATGAGTCATTGGCAAAATGGTAA
- a CDS encoding sigma-54 interaction domain-containing protein, with amino-acid sequence METVQAIKQRFEIIGNDPKLNRAIEKAIQVAPTDISVMVTGESGVGKENIPRIIHSLSHRKHGKYIAVNCGAIPEGTIDSELFGHEKGAFTGATSTREGYFEVADGGTIFLDEVGELPLTTQVRLLRVLENGEFIKVGSSQVQKTNVRIVAATNVNLFNAIEKGKFREDLYYRLTTVEITLPPLRERNEDIHLLFRKFVADFAHKYKMPPLKLDDDAVQLLQKFRWNGNIRQLRNVAEQISVLETNRDITLATLQSYLPTEGSNLPSVINDKKKDSDFSTERDILYKVLFDMKSDLNDLKKLTLELMKNGTSKVQDINPNLIQKIYGSQENDSEIDFEEEPRTAVMTPAAREDNYQMQDDNYLFAETIEEEEILRLEQKEIEMIKKSLEKNKGKRKAAADELGISERTLYRKIKQFDL; translated from the coding sequence ATGGAAACAGTTCAAGCAATAAAACAACGATTTGAGATTATTGGAAATGACCCAAAATTAAATCGCGCCATTGAAAAAGCCATTCAGGTTGCTCCTACTGATATATCGGTAATGGTAACTGGAGAAAGTGGTGTTGGTAAAGAAAATATTCCAAGAATAATCCATTCGCTTTCACACAGAAAGCATGGAAAATATATTGCTGTAAACTGTGGTGCAATTCCTGAGGGAACAATTGACAGTGAACTTTTTGGTCACGAAAAAGGCGCTTTTACGGGAGCAACAAGCACGCGTGAAGGTTATTTTGAAGTTGCTGATGGCGGAACAATTTTTCTTGATGAAGTTGGTGAATTACCTTTAACAACCCAAGTAAGATTACTGCGTGTTCTTGAAAATGGCGAATTTATAAAAGTAGGTTCTTCTCAGGTTCAAAAAACAAATGTGAGAATCGTTGCTGCAACAAACGTAAACTTATTCAATGCTATTGAAAAAGGAAAATTTCGTGAAGATTTATATTATCGTCTGACTACTGTCGAAATTACTTTACCACCACTACGCGAAAGAAACGAAGACATTCATTTATTATTCAGAAAATTTGTTGCCGATTTTGCGCATAAATACAAAATGCCGCCGTTAAAGTTAGATGACGATGCTGTACAGCTTTTGCAAAAATTCAGATGGAACGGGAACATTCGTCAGTTGCGAAATGTTGCGGAACAGATTTCGGTTCTGGAAACAAATCGTGACATTACACTGGCTACTTTACAATCGTATTTGCCAACCGAAGGAAGCAATTTACCTTCTGTAATAAATGACAAGAAAAAAGACAGCGATTTTAGCACCGAAAGAGACATTTTGTACAAAGTACTTTTTGATATGAAAAGTGATTTGAATGATTTGAAAAAACTCACTTTAGAATTAATGAAAAACGGCACATCAAAAGTGCAGGATATAAATCCGAATTTAATTCAGAAAATATACGGTTCGCAGGAAAATGACAGCGAAATAGATTTTGAAGAAGAACCGAGAACGGCAGTTATGACACCTGCAGCGCGCGAAGACAATTATCAAATGCAAGATGATAATTATTTATTTGCCGAAACAATCGAGGAAGAAGAAATTTTGCGTTTAGAACAGAAAGAGATCGAAATGATTAAAAAATCATTAGAAAAAAATAAAGGAAAACGCAAAGCTGCTGCTGATGAATTAGGCATTTCGGAAAGAACCTTATATAGAAAAATTAAACAATTTGATCTTTAA
- the miaB gene encoding tRNA (N6-isopentenyl adenosine(37)-C2)-methylthiotransferase MiaB: MEKIIEESKQGESLVLENKPENTKKLFIESYGCAMNFSDSEIVASILSGNGYNTTQTLEEADLVLVNTCSIRDKAEQTIRKRLEKYNAVKRINPKMKVGVLGCMAERLKSQFLEEEKIVDLVVGPDAYKDLPNLLAEVEEGRDAINVILSKEETYGDISPVRLMSNGITALVSITRGCDNMCTFCVVPFTRGRERSREPQSIMSEIQDLWDKGFKEITLLGQNVDSYLWYGGGLKKDFENASEMQKATAVDFDQLLEMVAVGFPKMRIRFSTSNPQDMHESVLHVIAKHPNICKHIHLPVQSGSNRILKEMNRLHTREEYMTLIDKIRTIIPNASISQDMIAGFPTETEQDHQDTMSLMEYVKYNFGYMYSYSERPGTLAGRKMEDDVPEETKARRLQEIVDLQQKHAWFRSEEFIGQTVEVLVEKVSKKSTEEFSGRNSQSITVVFPKENYKIGDFVNVKIESCTSGTLKGTAVGHSEMN; the protein is encoded by the coding sequence ATGGAAAAGATTATTGAAGAAAGCAAACAGGGGGAAAGTCTTGTTTTGGAGAATAAGCCTGAGAATACAAAAAAACTTTTTATAGAAAGTTATGGTTGTGCGATGAATTTTTCGGACAGTGAAATCGTAGCTTCCATTTTATCCGGAAATGGATATAATACTACACAAACCCTTGAAGAAGCTGATTTAGTTTTAGTAAATACCTGCTCGATTCGGGATAAGGCCGAACAAACTATTCGTAAGCGTCTTGAAAAATATAATGCGGTAAAACGTATTAACCCAAAAATGAAAGTAGGCGTTTTAGGTTGTATGGCCGAGCGTTTGAAAAGTCAGTTTTTGGAAGAAGAAAAAATAGTCGACCTTGTTGTTGGTCCCGATGCTTACAAAGATTTGCCTAATTTATTAGCAGAAGTTGAAGAAGGCCGCGACGCTATCAATGTAATTTTATCGAAAGAGGAAACTTACGGAGATATTTCACCTGTTCGTTTAATGAGTAATGGAATTACGGCGCTTGTTTCGATCACACGTGGTTGCGACAATATGTGTACGTTTTGCGTTGTGCCTTTTACACGCGGACGTGAGCGCAGCCGTGAGCCTCAAAGTATTATGAGCGAAATTCAGGATTTATGGGATAAAGGCTTTAAGGAAATTACGCTTTTAGGTCAAAACGTCGACAGTTATCTTTGGTACGGAGGCGGTTTGAAAAAAGATTTCGAAAATGCTTCTGAAATGCAAAAAGCCACAGCAGTTGATTTTGATCAATTGCTTGAAATGGTTGCTGTTGGATTCCCTAAAATGCGTATTCGTTTCTCCACTTCAAATCCGCAGGATATGCACGAAAGTGTATTGCATGTTATTGCAAAACACCCAAATATCTGTAAACACATTCACTTGCCGGTTCAGTCTGGAAGCAACAGAATTTTGAAAGAAATGAACCGTTTACATACTCGCGAAGAATACATGACTTTGATTGATAAAATCAGAACTATTATTCCAAATGCTTCTATTTCGCAAGATATGATTGCCGGTTTCCCAACAGAAACCGAACAAGATCACCAGGATACCATGAGTTTAATGGAATATGTAAAATATAATTTTGGTTATATGTATTCTTATTCTGAGCGTCCGGGAACTTTGGCAGGAAGAAAAATGGAAGATGATGTTCCGGAAGAGACAAAAGCCAGAAGATTACAGGAAATTGTCGATTTACAACAAAAACACGCCTGGTTTAGAAGCGAAGAATTCATTGGTCAAACAGTTGAAGTTCTTGTAGAAAAAGTTTCTAAAAAATCAACCGAAGAATTCTCAGGAAGAAATTCTCAAAGTATTACAGTTGTTTTTCCAAAAGAAAACTATAAAATCGGTGATTTTGTAAATGTAAAAATTGAAAGCTGTACTTCTGGAACATTAAAAGGAACAGCCGTTGGGCATTCTGAGATGAATTAA
- the topA gene encoding type I DNA topoisomerase produces the protein MAKNLVIVESPAKAKTIEKFLGSDFQVESSYGHIADLPSKEIGVDVENGFKPKYEVSPDKKALVSKLKTLSKNAEMVWLASDEDREGEAISWHLAEELKLDIKKTKRIVFHEITKSAILKAIENPREIDYNLVNAQQARRVLDRLVGYELSPVLWRKIKGGLSAGRVQSVSVRLIVEREREIQNFNAVASYSVVAEFVNEAGKAFKAKLPKNFNTKKEAEDFLKQNIGSKYKVADLETKPTKKSPTAPFTTSTLQQEAARKLYLPVGITMQLAQRLYEAGLITYMRTDSVNLSKDAMDAAEAEIIKSYGKEFSKPRTFANKSKGAQEAHEAIRPTDMSRHTVNIDRDQARLYDLIWKRTLASQMSDAQLERTNVKIEANNHDELFTASGEVLLFEGFLKVYLEGHDDDEEEQEGMLPALKVNENLANNYITATERYSRPPARYTEASLVKKLEELGIGRPSTYAPTISTIINRNYVEKGTLEGQERNYTQLTLQNSKVGEKLLKENTGSDKGKLVPTDIGTIVTDFLVKNFGNILDYNFTAKVEQDFDEIAEGNIDWATMMQEFYNKFHPNVKEVEANAERESGERILGKDADGRQVSVRLGKFGPMAQIGEADDEDKKFASLMSDQNIGNITLEDALNLFLLPKSLGEYKGEEVEVSNGRYGPYVRHGSVFISLPRGEDPLGVSTERAQELIDEKALADAPIAVYKGEAVQKGVGRFGPFIKWNGLFVNVSKKYNFDNLSQQDVEELIEDKLQKNIDKVLHNWEEEGILVEKARWGRSVITKGKIKIELSKDVDATKLTLAQVQEMIAAKTPAKKTPAKKATTAKKAPAKKTAAKKK, from the coding sequence ATGGCAAAGAATTTAGTAATAGTGGAATCACCTGCAAAGGCGAAAACGATAGAGAAATTTCTAGGAAGTGATTTTCAGGTCGAGTCAAGTTATGGGCACATAGCCGATTTACCGTCAAAAGAGATTGGAGTAGATGTTGAGAATGGATTTAAACCTAAATACGAAGTTTCTCCTGATAAAAAAGCCTTAGTAAGTAAATTAAAGACACTATCTAAAAATGCCGAAATGGTTTGGCTGGCAAGTGATGAGGACCGCGAGGGAGAGGCTATTTCATGGCACTTGGCGGAAGAATTAAAACTAGATATTAAAAAAACCAAAAGAATTGTTTTTCACGAGATTACCAAAAGTGCGATTCTTAAAGCAATCGAGAATCCAAGAGAAATTGATTATAACTTAGTAAATGCACAACAGGCACGTCGTGTTTTAGATCGTTTAGTAGGTTATGAATTGTCTCCGGTTTTATGGAGAAAAATTAAAGGCGGACTTTCTGCCGGACGTGTGCAATCAGTTTCTGTACGTTTGATTGTAGAAAGAGAGCGTGAAATTCAGAATTTTAATGCAGTTGCCAGTTATTCTGTAGTTGCAGAGTTTGTGAACGAAGCCGGAAAAGCTTTCAAAGCCAAATTGCCAAAAAATTTCAATACTAAAAAAGAAGCCGAAGATTTCTTAAAACAAAACATCGGATCAAAATATAAGGTAGCTGATTTAGAAACTAAACCTACCAAAAAATCTCCAACAGCACCATTTACAACTTCGACGCTTCAACAGGAAGCTGCCAGAAAATTGTATTTGCCGGTAGGAATCACCATGCAGCTTGCACAGCGTTTATACGAAGCGGGACTTATTACGTATATGAGAACCGATAGCGTAAACCTTTCTAAAGATGCAATGGATGCTGCGGAAGCTGAAATCATAAAATCATACGGAAAAGAATTTTCGAAACCGAGAACTTTTGCTAATAAAAGTAAAGGAGCTCAGGAAGCGCACGAAGCAATTCGTCCGACAGATATGTCACGTCATACTGTAAATATTGATCGTGATCAGGCTCGTTTATATGATTTGATCTGGAAAAGAACGTTGGCATCTCAAATGAGTGATGCGCAGTTAGAAAGAACAAACGTAAAAATTGAAGCGAATAATCACGACGAACTTTTTACTGCTTCAGGAGAAGTTTTACTTTTTGAAGGTTTTCTTAAAGTATATCTTGAAGGACATGATGACGACGAGGAAGAACAAGAAGGAATGTTGCCTGCCTTAAAAGTAAACGAGAATTTAGCAAATAACTATATTACAGCTACAGAGAGATACTCAAGACCGCCGGCTCGTTATACAGAGGCTTCGTTGGTGAAAAAATTAGAAGAATTAGGAATTGGACGTCCGTCTACGTATGCGCCAACTATTTCGACTATCATCAACAGAAATTATGTTGAAAAAGGAACTCTTGAAGGTCAGGAACGTAATTATACACAGCTTACTTTGCAAAATAGTAAAGTAGGAGAGAAGTTGCTGAAAGAAAATACAGGTTCTGATAAAGGAAAATTGGTTCCAACAGATATTGGAACAATTGTTACTGATTTCCTTGTTAAAAACTTCGGAAATATTCTGGATTATAATTTCACGGCAAAAGTAGAACAGGATTTTGACGAAATTGCAGAAGGAAATATTGATTGGGCAACCATGATGCAGGAATTCTATAATAAATTCCATCCAAATGTAAAAGAAGTTGAAGCCAATGCTGAACGCGAAAGCGGTGAAAGAATTCTGGGTAAAGATGCAGATGGAAGACAAGTATCTGTTCGTTTAGGAAAATTTGGTCCGATGGCTCAAATTGGAGAAGCGGACGATGAAGATAAAAAGTTTGCCAGCTTGATGTCTGATCAGAATATTGGAAATATTACACTTGAAGATGCTTTAAATTTATTTTTACTGCCTAAAAGTTTAGGAGAATATAAAGGAGAAGAAGTTGAAGTAAGTAATGGTCGTTACGGTCCTTATGTGCGTCACGGAAGTGTTTTTATTTCTTTGCCAAGAGGCGAAGATCCACTTGGGGTTTCTACAGAAAGAGCTCAGGAATTAATTGACGAAAAAGCACTTGCTGATGCGCCAATCGCAGTTTATAAAGGAGAAGCAGTTCAAAAAGGTGTGGGGCGTTTTGGTCCTTTCATTAAATGGAACGGTCTTTTTGTAAACGTAAGTAAAAAATACAATTTTGATAATTTATCGCAACAAGATGTTGAAGAACTGATTGAAGATAAATTACAGAAAAATATAGATAAGGTTCTTCACAATTGGGAAGAAGAAGGGATTTTAGTTGAAAAAGCACGTTGGGGCCGCTCAGTGATTACAAAAGGTAAAATCAAAATTGAATTAAGTAAAGATGTTGATGCAACAAAATTAACATTGGCTCAGGTTCAGGAAATGATCGCAGCTAAAACACCGGCAAAGAAAACACCAGCAAAAAAAGCAACAACCGCTAAGAAAGCTCCAGCTAAGAAAACAGCTGCTAAAAAGAAATAA
- a CDS encoding formimidoylglutamase, producing the protein MEFDFLEPVNEGILKFISSLSSQELGSKIVLHTQDQFPDISKINIAIVGVLEDRRNIDIVNEVNLTAVRKKLYSMFPGNWDASIADLGDILAGDSVEDTYFAVKKVTSTLIKNKVIPIVLGGSQDLTYALYRAYDDLEQMVNMVAVDNRFDFGKENETVSANSYLTKIIIDEPNNLFNYCNIGYQTYYNSQEEIDLIEKLFFDAYRLGEISNNIALAEPVFRDADLVSFDLNSVKSSDSGNYVTFEPNGFNGKEICSLARYAGISDKVSLFGIFNHNSTMQESAMISQIVWYFIEGYHYRSKEYPFGSRTNYLKYIVPLEDEELIFYKSDKTDRWWIEIPFESSGHNKLKRNTLLPCSYDEYLCACNQELPERWWKAQRKNAL; encoded by the coding sequence ATGGAATTTGATTTTCTAGAACCAGTTAACGAAGGGATTTTAAAATTCATTAGTTCGTTGTCTTCTCAAGAATTAGGTAGTAAAATTGTTTTGCATACTCAAGATCAATTTCCTGATATTAGCAAAATTAACATCGCTATAGTTGGTGTTTTAGAAGATCGTAGAAATATTGATATTGTAAATGAAGTAAACCTTACGGCTGTTCGTAAAAAGCTTTATAGTATGTTTCCGGGTAACTGGGATGCATCGATTGCTGATCTGGGAGATATTCTTGCAGGAGATTCAGTTGAGGATACTTATTTTGCGGTTAAGAAGGTAACTTCTACGTTAATAAAGAATAAAGTGATTCCGATAGTCCTGGGAGGTTCGCAGGATTTGACCTATGCTTTGTATCGTGCCTATGATGATTTAGAGCAAATGGTTAATATGGTTGCTGTAGATAACAGATTTGATTTTGGTAAAGAAAATGAAACAGTTTCGGCTAATTCGTATCTGACAAAAATCATAATTGATGAGCCAAATAATCTTTTTAATTATTGTAATATCGGTTATCAAACCTATTATAATTCTCAGGAAGAAATCGATTTGATCGAAAAATTGTTCTTTGACGCATATCGTTTGGGTGAAATTTCGAATAATATAGCCTTGGCAGAGCCTGTTTTTAGAGATGCTGATTTGGTTAGTTTTGATTTAAATTCGGTAAAATCTTCTGATTCAGGAAATTACGTTACCTTTGAGCCCAACGGATTTAATGGTAAAGAGATTTGTTCCTTAGCAAGATACGCTGGAATTAGTGATAAAGTTTCCTTATTTGGAATCTTTAATCATAATAGTACAATGCAGGAATCGGCAATGATTTCTCAAATTGTATGGTATTTTATAGAAGGGTATCATTATCGTTCTAAAGAATATCCATTTGGAAGCCGAACAAATTATTTAAAATATATAGTGCCGCTGGAAGATGAAGAATTGATTTTTTATAAAAGTGACAAAACAGATCGTTGGTGGATCGAAATTCCATTCGAATCAAGTGGTCACAATAAATTGAAAAGAAATACGTTATTACCCTGTTCTTACGACGAATATTTGTGTGCTTGTAATCAAGAATTGCCAGAAAGATGGTGGAAAGCACAGAGAAAAAACGCTTTGTAA
- the gldK gene encoding gliding motility lipoprotein GldK — MKKFIAFAAMLTLVIGCGKSGDKGELVGVTGGKWHPEKPYGMTLVPGGSFIMGKSDADLANVEDAPTKTVTVRSFYMDETEITNSEYRQFVEWVKDSTMRVRLAILADETGQKAATDGKGKKAGSIADYAFNDSEPDKMTAYDKYMYDNYYSVGTKDDPYAGRKLNKKVKLIKDTKAYPDEYYTEVMDSMYLPIEESYNGLRTVDVNKLKFRYSWMDIQAAAKAKVGKRKDFVKTEQIGIYPDTTVWIKDFAYSYNEPMHNDYFWHKAYGDYPVVGVTWKQAKAFCAWRTLNKNSYIKSKKKGRDLVNSFRLPTEAEWEYAARGGLESATYPWGGPYTKSDRGCFLANFKPSRGDYAADEALYTVEAKSYEVNGYGLYNMAGNVSEWTDSAYNPNAYEYVSTMNPNVIDGNNQRKVVRGGSWKDVAYFLQVSTRDHEYADSARSYIGFRTVQDYMGTQVTGGKKKSKL, encoded by the coding sequence ATGAAGAAGTTTATTGCATTTGCAGCAATGTTAACACTAGTAATCGGCTGTGGTAAGTCAGGAGACAAAGGTGAGTTAGTTGGTGTTACAGGAGGGAAATGGCATCCCGAAAAACCCTACGGAATGACTTTAGTTCCAGGTGGATCTTTTATCATGGGTAAATCAGATGCTGATTTAGCTAATGTAGAAGATGCTCCAACTAAAACTGTAACAGTTCGTTCATTTTATATGGATGAGACTGAGATAACAAACAGTGAGTATCGTCAATTTGTAGAATGGGTAAAAGATTCTACAATGAGAGTTCGTTTGGCTATTTTAGCTGATGAAACTGGTCAAAAAGCAGCAACAGATGGTAAAGGTAAGAAAGCAGGAAGTATTGCTGATTATGCATTTAATGATTCTGAGCCAGATAAAATGACGGCTTATGATAAGTATATGTATGATAATTACTATAGTGTTGGAACAAAAGACGATCCTTATGCTGGTAGAAAATTAAATAAAAAAGTAAAGTTAATTAAAGATACTAAAGCTTATCCGGATGAATATTATACGGAAGTAATGGATTCTATGTATTTGCCAATTGAAGAATCATACAATGGTTTGAGAACAGTTGACGTAAATAAATTGAAATTCCGTTATTCATGGATGGATATTCAGGCTGCTGCAAAAGCAAAAGTTGGAAAAAGAAAAGACTTCGTTAAAACGGAACAAATCGGAATTTATCCTGATACAACTGTTTGGATTAAAGATTTCGCTTATTCTTATAATGAGCCAATGCACAATGATTATTTCTGGCACAAAGCTTACGGAGATTATCCTGTAGTTGGTGTTACATGGAAACAAGCAAAAGCATTCTGCGCATGGAGAACTTTAAATAAAAACAGCTACATTAAATCTAAGAAAAAAGGACGTGACTTAGTAAACTCTTTCAGATTGCCAACAGAGGCAGAATGGGAGTATGCTGCAAGAGGAGGTCTGGAATCTGCAACTTATCCTTGGGGAGGTCCTTATACTAAAAGTGACAGAGGTTGTTTCTTAGCAAACTTTAAACCAAGCAGAGGAGATTATGCTGCTGATGAGGCTTTGTATACTGTTGAAGCTAAATCATACGAAGTAAATGGTTACGGATTATACAACATGGCAGGAAACGTTTCTGAGTGGACAGATTCAGCATACAATCCAAATGCATACGAGTATGTTTCAACAATGAACCCTAACGTAATTGATGGAAACAACCAAAGAAAAGTGGTTCGTGGAGGATCTTGGAAAGATGTTGCTTACTTCCTACAAGTAAGTACTCGTGATCACGAATATGCAGATTCTGCAAGAAGTTACATCGGTTTCAGAACGGTACAAGATTACATGGGAACTCAGGTAACTGGTGGAAAAAAGAAAAGTAAATTATAA
- the gldL gene encoding gliding motility protein GldL has translation MALLSKKAMNFAYGMGAAVVIVGALFKITHFEIGPLTGTVMLSVGLLTEALIFALSAFEPVEDELDWTLVYPELANGQARQKADKAETPSDAQGLLSQKLDVMLKEAKIDGELMSSLGNSIKNFESAAKGIAPTVDSIASTKKYSEELSMAAAQMESLNSLYKVQLESASRNAEANKEIADNASKLKEQMQSMTANIASLNSVYGGMLSAMSNKG, from the coding sequence ATGGCATTATTAAGTAAAAAAGCAATGAATTTCGCTTATGGTATGGGAGCGGCAGTAGTAATCGTTGGAGCATTATTCAAAATTACTCACTTTGAAATTGGACCATTAACAGGTACAGTTATGCTTTCAGTGGGATTGTTAACTGAAGCGTTAATCTTTGCCCTTTCTGCTTTCGAACCAGTTGAAGATGAATTAGACTGGACTCTTGTTTACCCGGAATTAGCTAACGGACAAGCTAGACAAAAAGCTGACAAAGCAGAAACTCCTTCTGATGCTCAGGGATTATTGTCTCAAAAATTAGACGTAATGTTGAAAGAAGCTAAAATTGACGGTGAATTAATGTCAAGTTTAGGAAACAGTATTAAAAATTTCGAATCAGCTGCTAAAGGAATTGCTCCTACTGTAGATTCAATCGCTTCTACTAAAAAATACAGTGAAGAATTGTCTATGGCTGCTGCTCAAATGGAATCATTAAACAGCTTATACAAAGTTCAGTTAGAAAGCGCTTCAAGAAACGCAGAAGCTAACAAAGAAATTGCTGATAATGCATCTAAATTAAAAGAACAAATGCAATCAATGACTGCAAACATTGCTTCTTTAAACAGTGTTTATGGTGGTATGCTTTCTGCAATGAGTAACAAAGGATAA